The sequence below is a genomic window from Hippocampus zosterae strain Florida chromosome 7, ASM2543408v3, whole genome shotgun sequence.
TccgcaggcggcggcggcggggggaacGGTAACAGCTGGGAGGCCCCGGCCTGCCACGATCGACATTTTAACGGCAACCGGCCGGACCAAGACGACGACGGGGACCTGGGGGCGACGGGACCAACGCGGAAGCGACGGGAGGGCGCCGGCTCGGTGAGCGACAGCACGGAGCTCGAcgccgaggaggaagaggacgcggagggggcggccggGAGCCGCGGCGGCGACGCCGACTCGGCGGCGAACGGCTACAAGGAAGCGGGCAGGGGAGACTTGGCGGAGTCGGGGAGCGCCGAGGCGGGACCCAGGAAATGCGGTGTGGAGATGAGACCGCAGACGCTACTCCAGAAGCACTCGCTCTTCCACGCGTCGTGGCTCCACGAGTTCCCGTGGCTGCGCTTCTGCCAGCAGACGGGGCTCATGTCGTGCTCGTGGTGCCGCGAAGCCGCCACCCGCAGCAGCGACGAGCTCACCAAGGGCAGCCGCAGCTACAAGCGGGCCCTGCTCCTCCGACATCACCTGTCCTCCGAACACGGCAAGAATGACCCCAGCAAACAGGTACCCGCTTCGGCAGCAACCCGCACCCCTACGCCGCTGTCAAAACATTAACCCAGGACGCTTTCAAAACACCCCCAAATCACTTCAAATGCTATATGATCACAACTCGCGGGTGATACTTTGCTCACATTCGcgaacattttgagtgtaaaCGAGCTTGTCgaagaccccccaccccgtaACGCTGTTCGCTTTGCGGATAATTAGCCTCGGAGCTAGCTCCTAGCTTGCTGCTTACCGGCTGTGTAAGTCAGGATTGGACGTTCGAGTCTGGGGTGAACCCCTCGCTGGAGTCGCTGACTATCGTGCTACTTGGCTGGCTGTCGAGTTCAACTGTACGTTTTGGTGACGCATCTGTGCTTCTTTCTCGCCTTTGTCGgagtaaaaacaaaagtagtTGTTCAAGGCCAGGGTTGGGCTACATGTAGCCCGCGGTCCCATTAAGGCACAGGTTGAGCCCTTTGATCAAGACTTGATCTGACCAAGAGAACCGGCTTTGAATATTTGTTGCGGCGTTTTCTTAAAATTGCTGCCATAAAGTGACTTTGTTCATGTATCTTCTTGAATGATTGTTGAATTTGTTTGTCATTCATCAAATTCGCCTCATTAATTGGTTACGTGTATTTTATTAAATACTCGGCAAGTTCATATATTATttcgaaatattgttttgtaaaataaGCAGTTtgataacaaattaaattaCAAATTTCCCAGATTTAGAAACAACCTGTCTCATCCAtctctttcaaaaacaaaatcaaaaactaTCTTCGAGCACAAACCTGTACAACCCCGTCTGAAATTTCAtcagttttattcatttggTACTGTACATAAGCCCTTCCCTTTCGTCTCCGTTTTTTTGGTTGCATCAGCATCTGTCTTGATTACTATCTCGCCAGAGGTCACAGTGACATGGGGAGCCGCACGCCAACGACCCCCCCTTTGGGCCCTCCTGTGCGGCCTCTCAAGGCTCGCGCTCCCTGGTGACCTCTGGTGCTTTTACACAAccttccccctcctccccttGGGGAGATAAATTAGAGGCGTTGTGCCAGAATGATCCCCCGctcccgccccccacacccatCCAAAATCTATACTGGAcccaagcaaaaaaataaaataaaatgtgggggtgggagggtgagAGCAGGGTGAAATAGAAGTCCCTAATACAGAGGTGTCAAACGGCGAGTCTCATGGTTGCCGGTATAATACATAATTTCAGTTCCTAGTTTGGTTCTTTTAGGGTACAGTAAGGTAGCAAAATGcaaatcttttatttatttttatcttttagtttaattgtatttttttggtcattgggGACAAAGACATGTTGACTTGTAGttgcattttggagaaaattgcaCAGTTTGTGGGAAACTGATGTTATGGGAATTGTGATTGTCACAGTTTTGGATTGCCAAAAgtgttatttaaatattttggaAGTTGGATGAATAATTAAGGTACTACTAGACTATaatagatttttgttttgttgtacccccccccccccaaaatcagtAATTGGTTGAAAACAGATATAATTTTCTGTAGTTGAAAAGCAAAATTATTACTAGCCTAGAATTGTCAAAATGTTGTGTTGGATATGGCATGATATATTTTCGAAAGCAAGtcctttttctgttttggttttgttttttctgacaTCACCGTCTTAGAGCACTCCAGCCTGTGGTCCGCTTCCGGACTGGACTGTTCCTCGTTTTGGAGAAATCATGTGCAAGAGTCTCTCTGAAAACGGATAATGGGACCTAATCTTAATAGACCACGCACAATACAACCAATACTTTTCAATTCCATgagcccccaaccccccatctTTCAtaacagtttttgttgttgttgactttcGTCCCTTTGGGGCGTATCTTGTTTTTCAGCCTTGTTGAAATCACCACTGAATATTTGAGGGCTACGTGACTGTAAAGACTGTACGTTTGTGCGCAcactttttattatttctttatggcGCCAACATTTACACAGCGTTCTCAAATGCCATAAAACTAGGGAGTGTTTGGTCGACGTCACTGGCGATCCCAGCCGGGTGTCAAAGAGCATTTCTGCGCTGAGCGAACTGTCACTGCCGACTTGCCCGTTTGACTCGCAAGAGGATTGGACGACCGCATTTAGTTCCTTCCCGCGCCACACGCAATCACTAATCAGAATGACTTAAAGTGATCCACTAACGTGTACACACGTCTAATTGGGAACGAGAGCGCTGCCAGTGGattagaaggggggggggacgagaaCCCCCGCACGTACGCTATGTCCTCCTATCCCATACGCTGCTGAAGCGAATACTCGGCAATGTTTTTTTGCAAGAAGCGCGTTGGAAGTCTGCAAAGCGTTGGGAGGGAAGCTAACTCGATTAGCCGCCAGCATGCGGGGCAGCTGGGCTAAATGCGGGTTTCTTTCGGAGAGAgtaggctgtctggaattgtctCTGCGCCATCTTGTGTCTAGATTTTAGCCAGAGCAGACCAAAATAAGTCTCGTTAGGTAAAAATGTGACGAGAGAGACATTTTTAGGGGTTTAGGGATTCTGCACCAAAAAGTTGCactgtatttgtaaaaaaaaccaacaacaaaaacacacgtcAAACCCAAACTTAAAATGTGAATGAGGCTGAAATAGGTGAACAAAACATGAGAACCTTTCTACCaaattgagcacatttttttgattgacattttcaGTAGAAAACGTCATTTTGGCTAACGTCGTCCGTTTAGACGTTGCCGGTGATGTCGCTTAGTtgtatttgtttgctttggTCACCACAGAAATTGAACTGCAGTTTCAGAGcacaggagacaaaaaaaaaatctctcagaATTTagtttcacttttgtttttctccgtGTGTGGTGTGCCAACTACCCTTCAAAACCAGGCAGGACAGGTTggagaactttttttaaaaaagcgggAGTGGGGTATGAATTTTTCCACTGATCTCATGTTgcccaccaaaaccaaagtttAGTCTGACCCTCAGAGGGGAACAATGTAGCCCACCCTTGAGGTACGTGTGACTTGTTGAAGCCCCGCCCCTCTGGTTGAGTCAAAGATCGGCCAACTGAAGTGATCCCCAAGAGCCCAAAATTGCGGGGTCATTTCACCCCTTTATTGTTCCTTTGACAAAGACAAGGCCACACCCCtttttgggggcgtgggggggtgctGTTTGCAGTCCGAGACAAGATACAGAGGTGGACGGGATGTTTATTGGGGGCCACAGGTCATTAAAACGGGGCGGACTGCCGCCAGAGGGAAAATTCTTGTTGAATTAGCGACTCTCTGCCCTCTTCCCCTCGTCTACTTCTTCTTCTCTGGCGCGCCATTGTTGAGCGGCCGGGAGACACACCTCCCACACCTTGGGCCAAATGCACACAGCAGTATTGTTCTGCTATCTGGGGGCGGGCTGGTTGATGAGACTAgacgtctttttttggggggggggtggaagtgagggggtgggggtccgGCCATGAGACTGGATGAAGTTTAGGGTGGGGTTCTTGAGGGGGCTTCAATTTCTGCGTGGCGACGCTTCTTGGATTACATTTCAGGGCGCGTCATGTTTGCTGCGGATCGGCCGCCACTGGAGTGGGCGGGGCTCCACGCTTTGCTTAGGGTTGAGTTTTATTTGTGCTGCGGCCTATCGTGATGCCTTGCTCGGCCCCTCCATCTTGGGTTGTTGCGACCTGCCACCCAACTTTCAGTTCGTGTGCTACACAGTCAAAGTCCTTGACTTGAAAGTTTAATTTGGTCCGAACCACGCTTGTAACCTAATTTGCTGCTCTGTCAAATCCAATTTTGAAATGCTCTTAGCCCCTTCAAGACCCCAAAacacccaaatatttttttatggagAAAATTTGTACTCCACCAACGACACGTGAAAGAGAAcgtaaatacatttcaaatgactTTACGTACTGTAGTAACTGTGTGTTCAATGTGTTCCCTGAATGGGCGTGGCCTAATGAGTAACCTTCGGAGCTATCACATTTTTCTGTGAGTGTCTGGACATGACTTGTGGCCTCCAGCATCTCCTTGTGtggtttcattttgtatttatttcttgcatcaggactgtggctctccttgcccacatgtgagggcattacagtattttcatcGCCGGGTCAAATTCTGGAGTAATGTCCAATTATTTCACGTCGTCGCTTCTTGTGCGGTTGTTTCGCTGCGCAAATGGCAGGAAAAAACTGCAGGGGACTCAtcctgaatattcattcattcattcattcatcttccgagccgcttgatcctcactagggtcgcagggggtgctggagcctatcccagctgtcttcgggcagtaggcgggggacaccctgaatcggttgccagccaatcgcagggcacacatagacgaacaaccatccgcgctcacagtcacacctagggacaattttgagtgttcaatcagcctgccacgcatgtttttggaatgtgggaggaaaccggagcacccggagaaaacccacgcaagcccggggcgaacatgcaaactccacacagggaggccggagctggaatcgaacccggtacctctgcactgtgaagccgacgtgctaaccactggactaccgggccgcccctcatcCTGAATAGGATCTCCAAATCCGAAGTTTCTCTAGAACGCCTTTTGGTCCACCATGGTCTGATCTGGGACCTTGGGAGGAACATTAATACCAAAAACATCActgattaatgaaaaaaaaatgtacccaaataaatgtttaaaaaaacacactcataGACTGCAGATTTGTCGACTGGAATCCAACCGTTTACCGCCACCAGTGTAAATATTCCTCACGTCCATTTTTGGGACGGGTAGACGGGGGAGAGGGTCTCGCCTAGCTTGTTTGTGAAGTTCACGTTTTGTAAGGATTTGCCCATTGTCTCTTGTGATCTTGCGTtgacttgtttgtttgctgAATGTTTTCACCATGTTCAGGAtgggatgacccccccccccccaaaaaaaatggacggcaAATTTTGTATTGCATTAGCACTTTGAATTTGACTCTGATGCATCCGCCCTGGCCCGAGTTGTCTCGGCGCACCCCCTGGCTCCGTCCCACGCGGTCTGAAGAAGTGATTTCACAAAAGGCCCACAGTGAGTGGGCAATGAGCCTCGGGGAGAACGCGGGGCTTTGTGAAGGCcgcggagaaaaaaatatagaaataaaTGGGGTGACCCGTCAACTTGGGCGCGCGCTTGTTCCTTCCAAGTGCCCTCCTCCGCTTGCTCCACATTTTCTCTCGAGGTCCGGCCAACCGTCAGCCGTCTCTCATGTCGCCTTTGTAACTTTTCCTCCATTATAAGGCTCCTTTTCAGCCGATGTCGCGAGCGTGTCGTTCGGCTTGCTGAAGCGTGCGTGCTCCCATTGGCTCTCTCGCAATCCCTCACATCCCATCGCCCatactctctttctctctctcaccctcCAGCTGGATGataacccccaaccccccgccccccgccccccacctgcTCTTCTCCTCCCCTTTATATGCCATCCTGCATGCCCGGGCTGCTGTGCAGAGAGTGGGGGCTGGGTGTGGGGACCTCTGAGAAATGGATTTCATCGGCTGAAACCCCagctgtgcgcgtgcgtgcatggGGGGGGTGAGGGCGGGGTGCAGTGGGCAGCTcgctttctgtgtgtgtttacgaGGGTGGTGGCAAAAATGCCAGAGCAATGTGAATTATTCTGGATTAGGACATCTGCTCTGCAATttgtttgcacccccccccccaccccccaaaaaaaacctcgcAATAGAGGCGTTGGCAATGCTTGCCATTTGTGCGTATGTACTGGACGGGCACGCGACCCCGTTTGAGTTGCTCGGTACCAGGCTGGCTCTTTGGCTTGTCTGGAGGGCAGGTGGGGGAGTGagttgggaagggggggggggcggttgtgcTGTTACGGGGCCGGTCGACTTGTCCGCCAGCTCCAGTCGCCAATGGTGCATCCTTGGACAGCCCTCCTCCAGGTCTTTGTTTCACTGTACAAAGAGGCCACCATTAGATGGGGAGGCCACATCTCCAGTGCAGCCTGAGGGGGCGGGTCTCACACAGCACTTACCGGTACCTTTTTTTATctccacactttttaaaaacaaaattatacaGTCACTATCATATAAACGACTTTTTTTGGTCCAGATAAAAGCAAATATCGGAAATGAAGTGAAGATTGCCACACTTCATTTTGGTCGTCTTATTCCAGAATGAAATCAATACATTCTTATTAAATTCTCCACATggcaacatggggggggggggggggggagtagttatttttgcaaattGTCAAAAAGAATCGgaagcgtttttgttttttccccaagtaAATATAAAATCCTCAACTATTTCGCTGACCTCCCCAAATTTGGGTGAAATCGTAACATACAATAAATGACGAGCAATTGAAGAAGTCGCACCTGCAGTGATGCAAAGATTCGGAATGTTTGTCTGATTTGAAAATCAACTTGGAGGGAAACATTTTGAACTGTGCCCCAGCATACAGAAAGTAGAatctttttattacatttttttttacattgcatcTCAAATGAGCAGCAAAGGTATATTTTTCAACCAAAACTATTTGTACGTCACTTGACTAACTGATGAAGTCACATCTGCGGTTGCCTGGTTGTGATTTCTCGACATCCCGCATGTTGTCTCTTCAGAACCAGGCCGAAATTTGGGGTTTGACAACATTCATTTTTGTCTGAACCAAATTTCTGTCGTGGAAGCTTCAATGACTTCAATCGCACTCGTCTGAGGCGTTGCGATCCCAACTTCCTTCAAAACACGAGACGTTGCAAAATGACTCAAAACGGCGTCGATGAAAACCAAAAAATTCATCggcgtgaacaaaaaaaaaaaaaacagaaagaaaccAGCTGTGCCACTACATTGATGATTTTACAGtttaaacaacaatggcggcgattgtcaaaTTGCGATcgttgctgggaaaaaaagatttaccgtaGTTTTTTTAGGGGTTTTAgaatgagaaatttccttgcgtcccaaaaaagcacattatttggaaccgTGCGTctggtgggaaaattatgcgtccagGACGCGGGGCACAGAGGTAACGAAATGGCTGCCTTTGCTCGCCGTGTTTTGGCTGAAGACTCAACTTCTGCGGTTAAGAAGGAAAGAATCTATGTGATTGTTTTGTTCCAGAGCTGCCGTGTCTCagactcaacttttttttgggaggggctgGTTGGGATCCCTTGTTTTGCTCGCAGACGTCCCAATCTGTCAAATTTGTTCCCCCTCCCCGCAACAAATTGGTTTGGCCCaagattatgatgatgattattattcttattatcagAAATGGCTGCTTTTTTTGATTAGCGGGGCAACGTCGCACAATTTTCTCACAAGTCTGTACAGTCTggcgaaaatgtcattttggggCGAAGCGCCTCATCAGCGTTTGATTCAACAGTTGGACATGCAATCCGGAAAGTCTCGGGAAGAGTTTGCTCTTGATCTCGGGGCTTGGCTTGGAAGCAACAACCTGACAGTGTCTCCCAGCCCATCCCTCCATTGTACCTCATTTGTATCCCCGTTCCCTTTTTGGAAGCCTGTCGGACCAGTTtgtagttcccccccccccccccccccccctccctcagccGCCAGCAGGCGCGTCAGGAACCCTGGGGGCGTTTGCCGACTCCACGGTGTTTAGTAAAGATGAGGCTCCTGCCAGGGAAATGTCCTATTTTGTATAAGCACACGactttccttttattttgtaCACCCTGTGCTCAAAATGTCCTTCGGCAAACTTCCCGAGCCGTTGCTCCCCTTTACAACCGAGTCCCCCCCCGTACTCCGTTTGCACATGGAGTGATATCTGGTGAACGTGGCGGCCACGGAATTGGCCCATCCCTTCCAATCCACCGGTCTGGAAATGTTTGATTGAGGAACCCACGAGCATGCAGCCCCCAATGTGGTGGTGCAGCATCTTGCTGGAAAATGGTTGGTTGAAGGTCATTCAGTTGTGGTGACACGTATTCAGTTCAAAGGTCAAGGGAAACATTTGCAGAAATGGATGTCCCGTTGAAGAAAAATGGACCAATTAGAAACAAACGGGATCCctgaaacacacaaatgcagtgtgattaaaaataaactttaataaacactgaatacaatagaacaacaacaaattttgTCCACTTCcactccagaaaaaaataaaagaaagtttGAGTTTTTAACTCTGGAGAAAGaacccaaagggtcaaatttggcccttatcctaaattaggattaaggcattgaatatttgaaaaaacgtaTACAGTcttcggttttcgtccataatccgttccagaaggctgttcgaaaaccgaaattgtttgaaaaccgaaaccaggctctttttaaaataaaaaacgtttactgaacacgtctgctcacaacggaaagcaacacgaggaagcgtcacttcctcgtgtcagGAAGGTGGGGGAGGAGTCAAATAGCGCATTCAAATGCGCTCAGTTTTTTCGAGAACtgaaattcggtcgtcatcagaggcatttaaaaaactcaatttttggttgagaaccgagacgtttgaaaactgaggtttgactgttgGTGTTcggtgaacatatagcagtcatttaatgtataattcataattttccaaagaGGCAAAgagttcttgggttctccagggttaagccCACCATGACAACTTCAAATATTTTGGCGAATAACGGTGAAAGAGAGCCGGTGACTTTCATCATCGAGCTTCTCCGAAAGGACCCGTTTTTTGTTCAGGTCACACATGACGCCGTTCATTTTGGCCACGCCCGGTCCTTGAGTAACCCGTCTCGTTTTGTCTCTCTGGACCAAGGAATCGTCACGGCCCCTGGACAACGCCAGCCCGTCCACCAACTCCTCCGAGGACGACTACCGCAACAAACCCAACGAGAACTCGTACTGCTACCAGCTGCTGCAGGAGCTGGACAAGCAGCGCAAGAGCGGCATCCTGTGCGACGTCAACATCGTGGTGTCGGGCCAGGTGTTCCGCGCCCACAAGAACATCCTGGTGGCGGGCAGCCGCTACTTCAAGACCCTCTACTGCCTGACGCAGAGCGAGGCGCAGGACCGGGCCACCGTCACGCACTTGGACGTGGCCGCCGTGCAGGGTTTCTCGGTCATCCTGGACTTCCTCTACTCGGGCAACCTGCTGCTCACCAGCCAGAACGCCATCGAGGTCATGTCGGTGGCCAGCTACCTGCAGATGACCGAGGTGGTGCAGTCGTGCCGGGCTTTCATCAAGGACGCGCTCAACATCAGCATCAAGCAGGAGGCGCCCGATTCGGTGCTGGTGGATTACAACAAGCGGCAGAGGGTGACCAAGGAAGGCCCGCGGGGCCACGCCGACCGCAAGCCGGGCAACTTCTGGGCCACCAGTATCCTCTCCAAGCTCTCCATCCAAGCGAGTGGCAACAGCCAAGGGAAggagtcggcggcggcggcggaggacgGCGATCAAGACGGCGGCGGGAGGGTGAAGGAGGAGTCCAGTGACGTGGAGGTGACGCCGCTCGGGGCCGGTCCCCCCGGCGCTCCCCCGGGGAGCTGGAGCCACCACAACGACAACTCCTCCGACTCGGCCGACAACAACGAGGCCCGCTCGCAGGTTTTCGTCTGGAACGAgcccggcgcggcggcggccATCAAGCGCGAGGCCCCCGACGTCGCCGCCGGCAGCGGGCGGCGGAAAAAGCAGGCCGCCACGCGGAGGTTCGTCTACAACTTCCCGCCGGAGCCCGAGGAGGGCTTCGACGAGGGCATGTTCGTCCAGCCGTCCGCCTCCTACCCCCGAGAGGACTTCTCGGCGCTCTCGGAAAACGCCGGTAAGACGCACATCAGCACTCttaaaaatggccgccgccttTGATTCATCACCATGTGCGTATTCGTTTCCCCGCCAGCCccctttgaaatgtttttttttccccgacgcGATGTTATGCGCCATCTCTACGTTAGCCGTCACAGCGGATCGTTTTCACCCTCGTTCCGAATATTTAGTTGACGACGAAGAAATGTAATCATGCTTTGTGACACAAGGGGGCGCAAATGGGAATCGCAGCTCCTTGGAAAGTTTCACCGTCCTGTTGCAACAACTGCAGCCACGTTCCCCCAGTTTGGGAGCGCGAAAGCGACCAAAActgtcttcacttttaaaacCGTGGAGATATCGCAAGCGCTTTTGGATCCAAAACCCCCTTTTTTAAACggaaacaaaaattgcaaaagttAAGTCAAAAGAAATTCCACATGAGCTCACCGTGACACCATAATTCACTTTCCAGTCCGGGTTTTGACAAGGcgttacatttttgaaaatagttTGTCTGAATTTCCAAACGGGTCATCCGGAGGTTGAAAAGTCAAATTTATCggttggagggggtggggggttgagcTTATTCCGGCGCACAATTTAATATTTGCTGGCTGTGGAGGTGCGAATTGTCATAAACAAAGTCATCAATTGTCATGAGTGTGCTTGTAAACG
It includes:
- the zbtb10 gene encoding zinc finger and BTB domain-containing protein 10, which encodes MSGERNRRSLAFRGGGLAGLTGSAGGGGGGNGNSWEAPACHDRHFNGNRPDQDDDGDLGATGPTRKRREGAGSVSDSTELDAEEEEDAEGAAGSRGGDADSAANGYKEAGRGDLAESGSAEAGPRKCGVEMRPQTLLQKHSLFHASWLHEFPWLRFCQQTGLMSCSWCREAATRSSDELTKGSRSYKRALLLRHHLSSEHGKNDPSKQESSRPLDNASPSTNSSEDDYRNKPNENSYCYQLLQELDKQRKSGILCDVNIVVSGQVFRAHKNILVAGSRYFKTLYCLTQSEAQDRATVTHLDVAAVQGFSVILDFLYSGNLLLTSQNAIEVMSVASYLQMTEVVQSCRAFIKDALNISIKQEAPDSVLVDYNKRQRVTKEGPRGHADRKPGNFWATSILSKLSIQASGNSQGKESAAAAEDGDQDGGGRVKEESSDVEVTPLGAGPPGAPPGSWSHHNDNSSDSADNNEARSQVFVWNEPGAAAAIKREAPDVAAGSGRRKKQAATRRFVYNFPPEPEEGFDEGMFVQPSASYPREDFSALSENAELANQIQYSIIQPGESWENGESSLLAINKLKCPHCNYIAKHRRTLKRHLVIHSGVRSFSCDICGKLFTRREHVKRHSLVHKKDKKYKCMVCKKIFMLAASVGIRHGSRRYGVCVDCADSHQAGQEGLEGMEFPRDDDFEGDDADDLLEADNDSADHDRAAWGRRAPTVAGPAVAGPAVATTPPQDKEF